AGGCACTGGTGAATGGGTTTTCATTGGTAATGGccatattattttggttaaattGGGAGGGTTATTGGGGAAATGGGAAGGTTTTGgatatagttataaaaaatgacaattaagcaaataaaattttattttcaacattgaaaacaaaacacaacaaatcatGTTTGTGCAAAAGTTTgtagacaaataatatttcttttaaactagTCTTTCACCATATTTTTCTCTCTACAGATGTTTAAAGTAAGTGTAAAATTTACACGCACAGCTGCACACAGCTTGAAACGTACAATGTCTAGTCAAGAGCAAGATGTATTATTTGAGACACTGAACAACGCTGGGATCATCACACTAAACAGACCTAAGGCCCTAAACTCACTCAACTACTCTATGGTAGCTAAGTTACTTCCCCAACTTCGTGAATGGGAAAATCAAAAGACACTAGTGATCATTAAGGGGGCTGGTGAGAAAGCATTCTGTGCCGGAGGAGATGTGAAAGTAGCTATAGACAAAGTTGAAGGCCCTCGGTTCTTTAATGCTGAGTATAATGTAAACTATCTCATTGGTAAATATAAGATCCCATATGTTGCCTTAATCAATGGGATCACAATGGGAGGTGGGCTAGGAATGTCTGTGCATGGCAGGTACAGAATAGCCACAGAGAAAACTATGATTGCCATGCCAGAGACAAAGATTGGATTGATACCTGATGTTGGTGGTTCATACTTCCTTCCGAGATTGCAGGTCAATTTAGGTTTATATTTGGGTCTTACTGGtgagtaataatttattgccaACAATTACCATATGCCTGTAAATTCACGcaactttaaataatactagTACTATTagcagtaaataataaataccttacTGGATTATTTCACAACTACATGCTCTATTTAGAGCATCTTTTTTCTAATTAGAAGATAAAACAGCCAGTTGCTCTCACTACCCATTCTCAAAAGTTTTTATAGAAACTATCatgaggatgattcattatgGTGCAaccgtttactcacgcgtatgtatcgggattgcccgactagtttcggacccaatcggccgccgcatcagctcatgattaactcaatatttttcaatacttttctAGGTGACAGACTAAAGGGCAAGGACGTCGTGAAGTCAGGAATAGCGACACACTTTGTCTCCAGCAAGAGGCTGTACGAGCTTGAGATGTTGTTATCTCGATGCACCAACAATGTGGAGATTGACAACCTGCTGAACAAGTTCAATGAGCCCTCAGAGGAATTTTCTCTGGCTGACAACATCAAGCACATTAACTATTGCTTTGCTGCCTCCACTATTGAGGAGATCATTGAGAGGCTTGAAAAGGTTCAGAATGATTGGTCTGTGAAGACTTTGAAGGTGAGAACTAATACAATATGAGTTGGAAAgattttgatgaataaaaactaattagaaTCGATGACTATGAGAAAcgataaaaaatgtttgcactgtagattaagataaaatatactGCATATATGAATTCAATTTGACACTTACCACAgcttaaaaaatttaaaaatagggtTAGGGCGTCATCACTCTTGTTCTCCGAGACTTCAATGATTACTTAATACGTTTTACTCAAATGGGTAAAGAGAAATGCTAAAAGTTCTGCATGTTTCATCTTAATCTGCCGCGCTAATATTTGTTCGAGTTAGAATGCAAATTTTCAAGCTGGGTTTAATGAACGCTTTTTGATCCCACGTCATGATTTTTGTAGAACGTTCGTTATAGTAAGTTTCAATCGATATCGTCATGTATATCTTAAAGCTCGTGTGGTTATAGACCCTCGGGCAGATGTGTCCGGGCTCGCTGAAGCTGACGCTGCGAGCTCTGCAGCGCGGCGCGCAGCTGTCGCTGGGCCAGTGTCTGCAGATGGAGTACCGAGTGGCCTGCCGAGCCACCGAGAACCATGACTTCCCTGAAGGTAACTAGTCCTATAGAACTTTTTGACTTATACAAAACTTTAGTGTCACAACACAGTGAATAGACAACTTTATCAAATATAAGTTCTTTATATTTAGGGTGAcgtatcataaattataatattaatatttattttgtatgtacaaTATCGGCAATATCTAAATCATAAATTgtgataataaatatgttaGCGTTGGGAATGGAGAGATAGTGATCAGACAGAGGAGCGATACTGTGAcattataaagtataaaaattacTTACGTAATGTAACTCCCAATAAAGAGATGGTCGCATTTTGGAGCTAGTAGTATAACATCGCATTTTATAATTACTGTAGTTGTAAGGTTATTAAGCGTTTCTACGCGATTTatcgtataatttatttttacttttagtcCTCTCTAGCTTTCCATCAACATATTTTCAGCAGATCTATATAGTTTTGCCTTTGTGCAAACTTCGAAAGTGTGAAACCTGCCTAAAAACTTTACGTATTCATTGTCTTGTTGAAATTAAATGCTACACCATAAAACCAGTATAAAATCCCAAACGAACGTCATAGAATAACACCATCTTTAAACTGCATAAAAAGAACATTAGATCGGCAAATAATGAATACAAATACGTTAAATATGTTATCGCTATAACAGGTGTGCGAGCGCTCCTCATTGACAAGGACAACAACCCTCAGTGGAAGCCGAAGACCCTCGCCGAAGTGGACGATGACTACGTCGAGAGTTACTTCAAGAAGCTGCCGCAGGACAAAGAGCTGCAGTTCTTTGACTCGAAGTTGTAAAACTATACAGGgtgtgtaaaaatgtaatgttgtaACTGGGTACTGATATGTTATACGTATTTGGGCTTGAGTTTTTAGAATAGACgattaacaaaacacaaaaaatgatGTGAACGCAAACTGCAAATGCGTAATTAAACACTGAGTTGACTTTGGCAGATAGTCAGGCATTAACATAAGTATTTCACATTGATATGATTTGCAAAATTAAGCTCTACTGCCCCTGAATTTAAAGTTCAGTTTCAAAGTCAGTGTTCCATCTAATGCGGTATTCAGAACACATTggtgaatttaaataattcaattgttgTAAAGTTATGCAATGTccctttatatttaaattacaataaatggCATTGAGTGACAATTGTAACATCTTTTATAAATGTCATGAACTCTAGGAAAGtcggttttatatttttttttgtttacaactaagagatttttataattcattgcATATCCcttgatttatatttgttttgttttgttttataaaataaaactaaagtaatgAACGAAGTTACTTTCCTTATTggaaaagattaaaatatttatttttttactttttttattattgggtacttaattattgtaatttatgacGTATACATATCAGTAGCCACTGTCTTCAACCAATAAATGTTACTGTGCCAGAAACTGCGGTCTCTAATTAGTTGCAATTGTAAGTCTTCCAAATGAGTTTCCTGTACCGAAAAAACAGTATAAATCATAGGTTTATTGAAGGTTCTAAAGGCAGGAGGGCCGCTCCGAATATTGTAATACGCTGTTTTGGTTTCATGGTGTAGAATTAGGAATTTTAGGCCTGTATAACAATATCGTGAATAGTTGAGTTGTAACCTTATATGATCATGTGGTGTTGATttgataaatttacatttacttgataattaaaacaaatgcgTTATTTTCACTATTACGCTAATAAGTTAATGGGTTCCAATTGAAAATATGGGCCTAAAGAACAATTGATAATTGGCAAATACTTGTGAAACAATCTGGGAGAAACATGGAGAAGAATATGTTACTTAATCATAACCTATTTTCAGCATCTACACTTAGAATATCTAGATGAGTTTAAGAAATAatcgaaacaattaaaaaactcaTATCGCCAATAGTTAAAGCATTTACCACCTCCATGTGCAAAAACTCTGCAAACAGAATAGAAAAGCTAAATGGTACATtgtaaaatgaaccttattgatAACAATTAAGTGCAATTTGTAGATGGCAATGCCAAGTACTTTACACTTTTATACTTACGTAGGTTATTAGTTTTTGTAGAAGTTAGTGTTTGTATGCGAAGGTGGCAGCCGACTAGCCCTATGAAAACGTTACGTgcctttttatattattacaaatttatataTTGTTCTATACAAGTTAAAACTTAATGGAACAAACATATTCCTACATGCGTAAGGTTAAGGATGCGATggcatttattttgatttgtttacgAATTTATACAAGAActgtatttactattttgtatgtaaaattgtGGTAAaatctatatattatataaagtaTTTGTTGTCTGTTAatccaataaaacaaacatactctttaaattttcttttatttgaagatatttGCTATATAAGTGAAAGTTACTGTAATTGTACTCTTTCTATGAAGCGTTAATGTCAAGTGACTTATTATGACCTCTACTTCTATTTATGAGtatattgactggcctgttggtctagtggttagtaaccctgactgctataccagaggtcgtgggttcgattcccaccctggacaaatgtttgtgtgatgagcacgatcatttgttctgtgtctgggtgtcattcatctataatatgtatgtatttagaactatataagtatgtttatcagtggtctagtactcataacacaagctctgcttaatttgagacaagatggcgttgtgtgaaagttgtccaatattaaaaaaaaaaaaaaagacgtgCTTAAGAATTGTAGAACATTTTGTCTGGTTTTTAATACATTACTGAAAATACAGAATATGATGATTTGAtgatctgaaacaaaaattaatgcAATTCAGCGTTTGTTGAATTaagttattcaataaaacatcaAGGGTTGTACAACTTATTCTTAAGTCACTTCTCTGTACTTTTGCTAtattccgtacaaataaatattattattattatattaataaaagggCCTACTGTTACATTTAATATCCCTTAAAGCACACCAAGCTCTTGTGAAAATGAAATGGTGCGGCGCAACACCAAGTGCGAAGTCGCTTacccacaactgcaataattatTAAGGCccacaaaatagaaaaaaaatggatctACAACTGGTACACTTTTCATATTAAGAACCTTTTACAGTTTTGAGTgccaataaagtattgagtattcaATTACAGTTGCTGACTCACCGACACGTATGATTGATACGACAGTGGAATAACTCGAAGTCCAGTCAACACCACCGGTTGCTGGAATCAGATTAAAACCGCTACAAAATAGTATatgtttaagtttttctttcatggtctttcaaattacttttatgCGATACTGTTAAGCAGTACGTAACTACACGGAACCAAATTAAACTAAACGCTAACGTTCGATTTATTACCACAAGCCAGATCAACCAAACAAGCTCCGAAAACAGTGCTCCATGTGGTATGATTGTTAAATTGGATACTCCAATTAACTATATCCAACGTGCTGCGAATGTCATATTAGGTATTATTAACTACAAATGACAAACATGTTATTGGCGACGAATGCATATTGTCAACTGTCAAGTTACCACTGTAGTGAATATCCAACCTCCCACTAAATGCAACgctaaataaattgttaatataaGCTTTTCtacaaattcattaaaatacatttaaaaaaaagctacaCGACTTTCTAAAGACGAAATTATAGAAATATGAATGATAAATTACCTGTGCTTGCATGATGGCAATGACGACCAGTTTCCTAACGCGAATCGAAGATCCATGGTAGCAATTCTCCCAGCCCGAAGTGAACATAGCTGTCGGTAGGTTGTTGGCCTGTGTAAAGATTATCTAGTTAACTTTCAAGTTGCTCTACCCCTGTTAAACAAGCGTCGTTCGTAAAACTTTATCGCTGATCGAATCGTAGAAGTAAAGTGGGGTGCAGTCTTTTTGAAACGGAAACGAAAGAAAATTTCCTATTTCACACATGGTGAGAGACGAGCATATATCACTGAGTGATCGATCGCCGTTAACGCttgaaaaattgttattataaatacagtaggtacataattaagTCGGTATGGCATACTTACTTCCACAGTTATATCGCCGGCGTTCCACATGAAGAAGCCGGTGCTGAACATGATTACGAAGCCTGTAATCACCAGCGTCATTACGTTTGTCAGAGTGCGAGGAGAGTTCTGAAAACATTTGATCATTTATTTACTGCAGGTTTGGTTGCAtgcaattatttgaaatttatctTTGATGGCGATCTATCATAATCTATCTTAACAAAGGACCTTCTTTTCCTACTTCAGTATTTTTTACAGTTACCATCATTTGGATCATCATCACTGTCAGCAGAATGAGACTGAATATGATTTGTCCGCTGAACACGTCCGCGCATATCGTCTGCACTTGATTCGAACACCTGAAGCAAAACAACGATACGAGATTTAGGTATATGAagatttttaatagaaatacatcgcctgtgaaaatttatttatttgttgaggTACAGCCTGATGTCTGTCGTACAGACTGAGGGGCTTCACTAATATTATTCCGATTTTATCCTTTAGGCAGGGAACCCTAACAACTGCCACTCAAGACAAAGGTATTAAAACTTTGACTTACTTCAACGTTTCAGAATGAAGCTCAATCCCAACTTTGAAACCATTTTCATATGTTTGTTCTTTTTCTTCCTGAGTGAAATCATTTTTGTCTTCAAAAGTTTGATTGAGGCTATTAAAGTAGCTGACTAAGTTTTTAAACTGGTGACTGACCGAAATTGTCAAAGATATGACCAGAGTGTACACCGAAAAAACCCGCGACAGGTATATCCACCAAATTATGTAGAAAATACTCCTTAATACATTGCCAATGACAGAGTCGTCTTCAACATCGGGCCACGCTGTGATTATCGTAGTAAATGTTACCCCTggaacaaaagttttaatatacaCATCCTTAAACAAGACTCAAGACAAGAAACGCTACAAACGGAATCAGCAATAGTCGTCATCTTACCTGACCGGACAACCCTGAGAACAGCTTGCATACCATACATCACCATGGACATGAAACAGTTGATTATGAGGGCCAGCGAAAAGAATTTGGTTCTTGCTATCATTTGCTCTTCGATCTCAGTGTCATTGAAGACCTCCTTCAGCTCTATTCCCAATTTGTGCATCACTACTCTTATTTTGTCCCGTTGATAGGCCACGCGGACTCGAAACCCAGTCACAATAGTGTGAGATATGATGAAAAATATCAAGTCCGAAAATTGTTGTTCCGTCAGATTCTTTTGAGTGAAAAATGATAGATATTCAGATATGATTAAAACAAAGACAGTTATGTTGCCGGCTTTACTgatggtttttattattttcgtagaGTTCCATGGCAAGTCTACATTTTCCACCCAAAAGTTAGGTAAGCCTAAAATGAAGCCGAACTTGTTGAGATTAGACAGAAATTCAGTTGTTTTCGTTTTCGTATAAGGACCGTGAAAGGAAGTCATAGTGGTGATGGTACCACATCCGCTATCAAGGAGTCTGTGAATCAATTTGTAACTTAAGCAATGGTAAGCATTGCTTGAATTATTGCAAATTGCACTTCAGAGCCGTACTTACACATAGGAGTGTAAAAAGACAAGGAAACCTTAATATCAGAAAAAAACAGTTACTTACAAGCACTAGCTCTTACTTTCCACATAGTAAATTGTCCATCTATTTCTACGTATcacaacaatttttttgtacctaattatttttttcaaactccAAACCATCTTACAAAATGGAGCATAGCAAATACGTCTCTGTAATTACTAGGAATCAAATTGATAGTTAGTCTTAATAACGACCAATTAATCAATTGCATGGATCATGCAGTAATTGGAATATAACTACGCTAACTAGCCATCAAATTACCTCTTGGTAATTTGCAGAAGCAATTTTACCATACATTTTACATATGAAAAGGGGTTATTGTAATTGCTCATAATTTAATGATTGCTAAGTTAACGATCCTCCTTCATGTTAGTTTTTAGaataaggtaattaaaataggTGTTTGGTGaataaaattttgctttattaGCAGTGTCGTATTATCATTATGGAT
This sequence is a window from Trichoplusia ni isolate ovarian cell line Hi5 chromosome 15, tn1, whole genome shotgun sequence. Protein-coding genes within it:
- the LOC113501448 gene encoding 3-hydroxyisobutyryl-CoA hydrolase, mitochondrial — protein: MFKVSVKFTRTAAHSLKRTMSSQEQDVLFETLNNAGIITLNRPKALNSLNYSMVAKLLPQLREWENQKTLVIIKGAGEKAFCAGGDVKVAIDKVEGPRFFNAEYNVNYLIGKYKIPYVALINGITMGGGLGMSVHGRYRIATEKTMIAMPETKIGLIPDVGGSYFLPRLQVNLGLYLGLTGDRLKGKDVVKSGIATHFVSSKRLYELEMLLSRCTNNVEIDNLLNKFNEPSEEFSLADNIKHINYCFAASTIEEIIERLEKVQNDWSVKTLKTLGQMCPGSLKLTLRALQRGAQLSLGQCLQMEYRVACRATENHDFPEGVRALLIDKDNNPQWKPKTLAEVDDDYVESYFKKLPQDKELQFFDSKL
- the LOC113501408 gene encoding uncharacterized protein LOC113501408, whose translation is MTSFHGPYTKTKTTEFLSNLNKFGFILGLPNFWVENVDLPWNSTKIIKTISKAGNITVFVLIISEYLSFFTQKNLTEQQFSDLIFFIISHTIVTGFRVRVAYQRDKIRVVMHKLGIELKEVFNDTEIEEQMIARTKFFSLALIINCFMSMVMYGMQAVLRVVRSGVTFTTIITAWPDVEDDSVIGNVLRSIFYIIWWIYLSRVFSVYTLVISLTISVSHQFKNLVSYFNSLNQTFEDKNDFTQEEKEQTYENGFKVGIELHSETLKCSNQVQTICADVFSGQIIFSLILLTVMMIQMMNSPRTLTNVMTLVITGFVIMFSTGFFMWNAGDITVEANNLPTAMFTSGWENCYHGSSIRVRKLVVIAIMQAQQPVVLTGLRVIPLSYQSYVSIIKSSYSVFSVMY